tcCTGTCTGTTTAGTTATCGTACCAACCAGAGAACTCGCTTTACAAATAGaagaagtttttaaaatgttcgAAATAAAAACTAGATCATTTATAGGAGGATATGAAATAGAAGAAGActtaaaagatataaacaATGACTATAAAATCATTGTAGGAACGCCTGGGAGATTATtggaaattataaaaaaaaattctaaaattttttcaaaaatatcaaatttaatactTGATGAAGCTGATAGACTTATAAATCTAGGATTTAAAGAGAAAGTACTTGATATCGTCTCATTATTACCAAAATCGAAAAGTTGTAGCTTCTTTTCTGCGACTATAAAcgaagatataaaaaatttatcaaaatcaatactaaaaaatccTGTGTTTGTTGATAATGTAGGGAACGAAATACCTGACAACTTACTTATaagatatttaaatcttaaaaGTAACGAGAAACTGATTTATACTTTGGAATTggtaacaaataaaaagagtATTGTGTTTTTTGCAACTTGTAATCAAgtggattttttttatgattttttaataaaatttggcaaaaaaaatatctacaAAATTCATagaaaaatgaaacaaGACGATAGAAACAAcgtctataaaaatttttatgaccAAGGTGAAGTGTTATTGTGCACTGATGTGGCAGCAAGAGGcatagattttaaaaatataaatttagtaATACATTTTGATATACCAAGTGactataataatataattcatAGAAGCGGGCGAACAGCGAGAAATGGTCTAAAAGGCGAgtcaatattatttgtcATGCCTAATGAGACGAGTTATTTAGATTATTtgagtataaaaaaattagaaataaaagaaattcaatataaaaattctttacaAATAGAAGAATTGAAAAAGATTATGGATGACGAATTGTATAAATTATCAGTTAAAGCGTTTGTGTCGTATTTTAGATCTTATAAAGAACATTCTTTGTCTTATATATTGGATTATACGACATTAAATTATGATGAATTGGTAGATTTGTACAtgttgaaaaaaataccaGGAATGACAGAATTAAGAAATGTGGAATTTAAGAACTTTCCTAGAGAGAAACCTATTGAGGAAAAAAGACGAAAGTCAAAaaagtcaaaaaaaaataaataaaaaattttaagttattttttagatttttatttaaaaaataacaaatgtaataaaaaaaaacaaatttgaaataaaaaattttaagttattttttagatttttatttaaaaaataacaaatgtaataaaaaaaacaa
The DNA window shown above is from Vairimorpha necatrix chromosome 7, complete sequence and carries:
- a CDS encoding ATP-dependent RNA helicase Has1, translated to MSKLLFSETSLNSKLKEILEKNNFLTLTNVQEKTLPLMLNNKDIVVQSQTGSGKTLSFVLPILHNYLKNQTFYKNHPVCLVIVPTRELALQIEEVFKMFEIKTRSFIGGYEIEEDLKDINNDYKIIVGTPGRLLEIIKKNSKIFSKISNLILDEADRLINLGFKEKVLDIVSLLPKSKSCSFFSATINEDIKNLSKSILKNPVFVDNVGNEIPDNLLIRYLNLKSNEKLIYTLELVTNKKSIVFFATCNQVDFFYDFLIKFGKKNIYKIHRKMKQDDRNNVYKNFYDQGEVLLCTDVAARGIDFKNINLVIHFDIPSDYNNIIHRSGRTARNGLKGESILFVMPNETSYLDYLSIKKLEIKEIQYKNSLQIEELKKIMDDELYKLSVKAFVSYFRSYKEHSLSYILDYTTLNYDELVDLYMLKKIPGMTELRNVEFKNFPREKPIEEKRRKSKKSKKNK